Proteins co-encoded in one uncultured Draconibacterium sp. genomic window:
- a CDS encoding SPFH domain-containing protein — MNDYFVILLSIAALFVFIIIVAMMRRYKRCPSDRILVVYGKVGKGANSESRSAKCIHGGAAFIWPIIHSYSFLDLTPISIEINLTNALSKQNIRVDVPSRFTVGVSTEPNIMNNAAERLLGLSQESISNLAKDIIFGQLRLVVATMDIEEINSNRDKFLAAVSSNVEAELKKIGLKLINVNVTDINDESGYIEALGKEAAAKAINDAKKSVAEKNRDGEIGQAEAMQDQRVQVAGADATAVEGENIAKVTIANSDADRREKEAEANRRAVAAEKVTDAKALEEAYAAEKLAEQVRAERDKATQVANIIIPAEIDKEKVQIEAEAVAEQKRRIAKGEADAIFMKMEAEGKGTFEILSKQAEGFDQLVKAAGNDAQKAVLMMIADKLPELVATQVEAIKNIKIDKVTVWETGNGKDGKTSTANFMQGMLGSIPPLDDIFKSAGMELPNYLKGDNKAEESVTDESKVSANHDSDFEEPEVIDPEK; from the coding sequence GTAAAGTAGGCAAAGGAGCAAACAGCGAAAGCCGCTCTGCTAAATGTATTCACGGCGGTGCAGCCTTTATCTGGCCGATCATTCATTCTTATTCATTTTTAGATTTAACTCCGATTTCTATTGAAATTAATCTGACAAATGCTCTGAGTAAACAAAACATCCGTGTTGATGTGCCCTCACGTTTTACTGTAGGTGTTTCTACCGAACCGAACATTATGAACAATGCCGCCGAACGCTTACTCGGACTTTCGCAAGAATCGATAAGCAACCTGGCAAAAGACATTATTTTTGGTCAGTTGCGTTTGGTTGTTGCCACAATGGATATCGAGGAAATTAATAGCAACCGAGACAAGTTCCTTGCTGCTGTTTCATCGAATGTTGAGGCTGAATTGAAAAAAATTGGTCTGAAACTGATCAACGTAAATGTTACCGATATCAACGATGAATCGGGATACATTGAAGCACTTGGAAAAGAAGCTGCGGCAAAAGCCATTAACGATGCTAAAAAGAGCGTGGCCGAAAAAAACCGCGATGGAGAAATTGGTCAGGCAGAAGCGATGCAAGACCAACGTGTGCAAGTTGCAGGTGCTGATGCAACGGCTGTTGAAGGAGAGAACATTGCTAAAGTAACAATCGCAAACTCCGATGCAGACAGACGTGAAAAAGAAGCTGAGGCAAACCGACGTGCTGTAGCTGCCGAAAAAGTAACTGATGCAAAAGCGCTGGAAGAGGCATATGCTGCAGAAAAGCTGGCAGAACAGGTTCGTGCTGAAAGAGATAAGGCAACACAAGTTGCGAATATTATAATTCCTGCAGAGATTGATAAAGAAAAAGTTCAGATTGAAGCCGAAGCGGTGGCAGAACAAAAACGCAGAATTGCAAAAGGTGAAGCTGATGCAATCTTCATGAAAATGGAAGCTGAAGGTAAAGGTACCTTTGAGATACTGAGCAAACAAGCCGAAGGTTTCGACCAACTTGTGAAAGCAGCTGGCAACGACGCCCAAAAAGCAGTACTCATGATGATTGCAGACAAATTACCGGAATTAGTTGCAACCCAGGTTGAAGCCATTAAGAACATTAAAATTGACAAAGTTACTGTTTGGGAAACCGGAAACGGGAAAGACGGAAAAACATCAACAGCTAACTTTATGCAAGGAATGCTTGGTTCCATCCCTCCTCTCGACGATATTTTTAAATCTGCAGGAATGGAACTTCCCAACTATTTAAAAGGTGATAATAAAGCAGAGGAATCGGTTACTGATGAATCCAAAGTTTCAGCAAACCACGACTCTGATTTTGAAGAGCCAGAAGTAATTGACCCTGAAAAATAG
- a CDS encoding ATP-binding cassette domain-containing protein produces the protein MELFEARNVNKVFASTQALTDVSISVKEQSIFGLLGPNGAGKTTLIRIINQITAPDSGEIFLNGRKMNRKDISQIGYLPEERGLYKKMKIGEQAIYLAQLKGMSQRDASRNLKQWFEKFDIMPWWNKKVEELSKGMQQKVQFITTVVHQPKLLIFDEPFSGFDPINANLLKKEILNLKAEGATIIFSTHNMGSVEELCDHIALINKSKKIEDGPTDEIRMKYKTNIFDIKYRGDFRAIDLALGTDYKIISHDESEKANTLKVQYMNGKSNNELLSAIMPAAEILAFEELIPSMNDVFINAVEESNKN, from the coding sequence ATGGAATTATTCGAAGCGCGCAATGTAAACAAGGTTTTTGCCAGCACACAGGCCTTAACCGATGTTAGCATTTCGGTGAAAGAACAAAGCATTTTTGGTTTGCTCGGGCCTAATGGAGCAGGCAAAACCACCCTCATCCGCATTATTAACCAGATTACCGCCCCCGACAGTGGTGAGATATTTCTGAACGGAAGAAAAATGAACCGGAAAGATATTTCGCAAATCGGTTACCTGCCCGAAGAACGCGGACTCTACAAAAAAATGAAAATTGGCGAGCAGGCGATTTACCTGGCTCAACTAAAAGGCATGTCGCAGCGCGATGCATCGAGAAACCTGAAACAGTGGTTTGAAAAATTCGACATTATGCCCTGGTGGAATAAAAAAGTAGAAGAGCTGTCGAAAGGTATGCAGCAAAAAGTACAATTTATTACCACCGTTGTTCATCAGCCCAAACTGCTGATCTTTGATGAACCTTTTAGCGGTTTCGACCCGATTAATGCCAACTTGTTGAAGAAGGAAATTCTGAACCTGAAGGCTGAAGGGGCCACGATTATCTTCTCAACCCACAACATGGGATCGGTAGAAGAACTGTGCGACCACATTGCGCTGATCAACAAATCGAAAAAGATTGAAGACGGGCCAACCGACGAGATTCGCATGAAATACAAAACCAATATTTTCGACATAAAATACCGGGGAGATTTCAGAGCTATTGACCTGGCTTTGGGCACCGATTACAAAATCATCAGTCACGATGAATCAGAAAAGGCGAACACCCTAAAAGTTCAGTATATGAACGGAAAATCGAATAATGAATTATTGTCGGCGATTATGCCGGCTGCCGAAATTTTGGCATTCGAAGAGCTTATTCCGAGCATGAACGATGTATTTATTAATGCCGTTGAGGAGTCGAACAAAAACTAA
- a CDS encoding ABC transporter permease gives MNNTLLILKQEYLKRVKKKSFIILTILMPFLIAGVYGLVIYFTIKDDTEERTIAVYDATNLFLGEFSDEGATSYHFIPKEEYTELKTNLKGSGYYGLLFIPSDIYSNNQAQLFSEKQLPFELTEQIERKLSRFIENDKRQKVIADSGIPDLEERLSKTRTSVTLSTLKVSQSGETKKSSSVVAFIASYAMGFIIYFFVFMYGAMVMRSVMEEKKSRIIEVIISSVKPSQLMAGKIIGTALVGLTQVAIWLGLGGIGLVVVQSFFFSPESAQQIGQSIMESQGQMNPVAMQATHSNQAMEVMEMIGNLNLPLILFSFVFYFLAGYLMYSALLGAVGAAVDNDEDSQQMIFPVTFPLILSIMLLFPIAKNPEGPLAFWCSIIPFTSPVAMMARIPYELPTWELLLSMGLLVLTTIVCIMAAAKIYRIGLLMYGKKVNIKELIKWLRYKG, from the coding sequence ATGAACAACACATTGCTAATATTAAAACAAGAATACCTGAAACGGGTTAAAAAGAAATCGTTTATCATACTAACCATCCTGATGCCGTTTTTAATAGCCGGCGTTTACGGACTGGTCATCTATTTCACGATAAAAGACGACACTGAAGAGCGCACCATAGCGGTTTACGATGCCACCAATCTATTTCTTGGCGAATTCAGCGACGAAGGAGCAACAAGCTATCATTTTATTCCGAAAGAAGAATATACAGAGTTAAAAACGAATCTAAAAGGAAGTGGTTATTACGGCCTTCTTTTTATTCCATCCGACATTTATTCGAACAACCAGGCACAACTTTTCTCCGAGAAACAATTGCCATTTGAATTGACCGAGCAAATTGAACGCAAACTAAGCCGCTTTATCGAAAACGACAAACGACAAAAAGTAATAGCAGATTCGGGCATCCCCGATCTGGAGGAACGTTTGAGTAAAACGCGCACCAGTGTAACCCTTAGTACGTTAAAAGTTTCGCAATCGGGCGAAACCAAGAAAAGCTCGTCGGTAGTGGCCTTTATTGCCAGTTACGCCATGGGATTTATTATTTATTTCTTTGTGTTTATGTATGGCGCCATGGTAATGCGGAGTGTAATGGAAGAAAAGAAAAGCCGTATTATCGAAGTAATTATTTCATCGGTAAAACCCAGCCAGCTGATGGCCGGAAAAATTATAGGAACGGCACTGGTTGGCCTCACGCAGGTTGCGATATGGTTGGGTTTAGGAGGCATTGGATTGGTAGTTGTGCAGAGTTTCTTTTTCTCACCCGAGTCGGCACAACAAATAGGACAAAGCATTATGGAATCGCAGGGACAAATGAATCCGGTAGCTATGCAGGCCACACATTCGAACCAGGCAATGGAAGTTATGGAAATGATTGGCAACCTGAATCTGCCGCTAATTCTTTTCTCATTCGTGTTCTATTTCCTGGCAGGCTATTTAATGTACAGTGCTTTATTGGGAGCAGTTGGCGCTGCTGTCGACAACGACGAAGATTCGCAGCAAATGATATTCCCGGTAACTTTCCCGTTGATACTTTCCATTATGTTGCTATTTCCCATTGCTAAAAACCCCGAAGGTCCGCTGGCATTTTGGTGTTCTATTATTCCTTTCACATCGCCGGTAGCCATGATGGCCCGTATTCCTTACGAACTGCCCACCTGGGAGCTCTTACTTTCAATGGGCCTACTTGTACTTACAACCATCGTGTGTATTATGGCTGCTGCCAAAATCTACCGCATTGGGTTGCTTATGTATGGTAAAAAAGTAAATATCAAAGAACTAATTAAATGGCTTAGATATAAAGGCTAG
- the cysK gene encoding cysteine synthase A, with protein MKAKNILETIGNTPHVKINRLYPEDYEVWVKVEKTNPGGSIKDRIALAMVEDAEKKGILKEGSVIIEPTSGNTGIGLALVAAVKGYRLILTMPESMSLERRRALKAFGAELELTPKEKGMKGAIAKAEELAAQLGNAWIPQQFNNPANVTAHRDFTAQEILKDFPEGFDYLITGVGTGGHISGVAEVLKAKFPKLKVFAVEPDSSPVIGGKDPGPHGIQGIGAGFIPNNLNTDLLDGTVEISKDEAFEYAQKAAREEGLFVGISSGASFAAVAKKIKELPKGSRILTFSYDHGERYLSIEGLY; from the coding sequence ATGAAAGCAAAGAACATTTTAGAAACCATTGGCAACACGCCACATGTGAAAATTAACCGCCTCTACCCAGAGGACTACGAAGTTTGGGTAAAAGTTGAAAAAACAAATCCAGGAGGGAGCATAAAAGACCGTATTGCACTCGCAATGGTAGAGGATGCGGAAAAGAAAGGGATATTAAAAGAAGGTTCAGTAATTATTGAACCTACATCGGGAAATACCGGAATTGGACTGGCATTGGTAGCAGCGGTGAAAGGTTACCGTTTAATTCTTACTATGCCAGAGTCAATGTCGCTGGAAAGAAGAAGAGCATTAAAAGCATTTGGTGCCGAACTGGAATTAACACCAAAAGAAAAAGGAATGAAAGGTGCCATTGCCAAAGCCGAAGAACTGGCTGCCCAACTGGGAAATGCCTGGATTCCACAACAGTTTAACAATCCGGCAAACGTTACCGCACACCGCGATTTTACTGCTCAGGAAATTTTAAAAGATTTCCCTGAAGGTTTCGACTACCTGATTACCGGTGTTGGTACCGGGGGGCACATAAGCGGAGTTGCCGAAGTTTTAAAAGCAAAATTTCCGAAACTGAAAGTTTTTGCTGTTGAACCGGATTCAAGCCCGGTAATTGGCGGTAAAGATCCTGGTCCTCATGGAATTCAGGGAATTGGTGCCGGTTTTATTCCGAACAACCTGAATACTGATCTGCTTGACGGAACAGTAGAAATAAGTAAAGACGAAGCTTTCGAGTATGCACAAAAAGCAGCAAGAGAAGAAGGTTTATTTGTTGGGATTTCATCGGGAGCATCTTTTGCAGCCGTTGCCAAAAAGATAAAAGAACTACCTAAAGGTTCACGAATTCTTACTTTCTCGTACGACCACGGCGAGCGCTACTTATCAATTGAAGGATTGTATTAA
- a CDS encoding DUF302 domain-containing protein — MKGLTMFLTGLIAGILLTVIVLIVVMPKQMFVVNESKLSFDETVAAIEQSAKDHNWSMPHLYDLQATMKKHNFDVKPVKVFSLCKPDHAYQILSSDQERVVSALMPCRVAVYERNGKTYVSMLNSGLFSRFMGNKVKTVMGAASEENKQILSPVIR; from the coding sequence ATGAAAGGATTAACTATGTTTTTAACCGGACTTATTGCAGGCATACTTCTAACCGTAATTGTATTGATTGTTGTAATGCCCAAACAAATGTTTGTGGTAAACGAAAGTAAACTGAGTTTTGATGAAACCGTTGCCGCAATTGAACAATCGGCAAAAGACCACAACTGGAGCATGCCACATTTATATGATCTGCAGGCAACCATGAAGAAACATAATTTTGACGTAAAGCCGGTGAAAGTATTTTCGCTGTGCAAGCCCGATCATGCCTACCAGATTTTAAGCAGCGATCAGGAACGTGTGGTTTCAGCACTAATGCCCTGCCGCGTTGCTGTTTACGAACGCAATGGCAAAACCTATGTTTCTATGTTGAACTCAGGCCTGTTCTCAAGATTTATGGGGAACAAAGTTAAAACCGTAATGGGAGCAGCCAGCGAAGAAAACAAACAGATACTTTCCCCCGTTATTCGATAA
- a CDS encoding heavy metal-associated domain-containing protein, which yields MKKLFYLFILFGFIACNSGTKKSTEVAQPEQIVEATIDIGGLHCNACVASVEKGVNSLNGIESVKVTLADSTAIVTYNASAVSIDEIEKSIEKRGYSIKAVN from the coding sequence ATGAAGAAACTATTTTATCTATTTATTCTTTTCGGATTTATTGCCTGTAATTCGGGAACAAAAAAAAGTACTGAAGTAGCTCAACCGGAGCAAATTGTTGAAGCCACTATTGATATTGGCGGATTACATTGCAATGCCTGTGTTGCCTCGGTAGAAAAAGGAGTAAATTCCCTAAATGGGATAGAATCGGTAAAAGTGACACTCGCCGACTCAACTGCCATTGTAACATACAACGCTTCGGCCGTGTCGATTGATGAAATTGAAAAAAGTATTGAAAAGCGCGGATACTCGATAAAAGCAGTGAATTAA